Proteins encoded within one genomic window of Zootoca vivipara chromosome 12, rZooViv1.1, whole genome shotgun sequence:
- the LOC118078647 gene encoding small ribosomal subunit protein eS4 produces MARGPKKHLKRVAAPKHWMLDKLTGVFAPRPSTGPHKLRECLPLVIFLRNRLKYALTGDEVKKICMQRFVKIDGKVRTDITYPAGFMDVISIEKTGEHFRLVYDTKGRFAVHRISPEEAKYKLCKVRRILVGTKGTPRLVTHDARTIRYPDPLVKVNDTVQVDLQTGKITDFIKFDTGNLCMVTGGANLGRIGVITNRERHPGSFDVVHVKDTNGNSFATRLSNIFVIGKGNKPWISLPRGKGIRLTIAEERDKRLAAKQSSG; encoded by the exons ATG GCTCGAGGACCCAAGAAGCACCTGAAACGGGTGGCAGCCCCCAAGCACTGGATGCTGGACAAGCTGACGGGAGTCTTT GCGCCACGCCCATCGACGGGACCCCACAAGTTGCGCGAGTGCCTCCCGCTCGTGATTTTCCTCCGCAACCGGCTCAAATACGCCCTGACGGGCGATGAGGTCAAGAAGATCTGCATGCAGCGCTTTGTCAAGATTGACGGCAAAGTTCGCACCGACATCACCTACCCGGCAGGCTTCATGG ACGTCATCAGCATCGAGAAGACGGGCGAGCACTTCCGCCTGGTGTACGACACCAAGGGGCGCTTTGCTGTGCATCGCATCAGCCCCGAGGAGGCCAAG TACAAGCTGTGCAAGGTGCGCCGCATCCTGGTGGGCACCAAAGGCACCCCCCGGCTGGTGACGCACGATGCCCGCACCATCCGCTACCCGGACCCCCTGGTCAAGGTCAACGACACCGTCCAGGTCGACCTGCAGACGGGCAAGATCACCGACTTCATCAAATTCGACACAG GCAACCTCTGCATGGTGACGGGGGGTGCCAACTTGGGGCGCATTGGGGTGATAACCAACCGTGAGAGGCACCCTGGCTCCTTTGATGTGGTTCACGTCAAGGACACCAACGGCAACAGCTTTGCCACAAGGCTCTCCAACATCTTTGTCATTGGCAAG GGGAACAAGCCGTGGATCTCTCTGCCTCGCGGGAAGGGCATCCGCCTCACCATTGCTGAGGAGCGAGACAAGCGGCTGGCAGCCAAGCAGAGCAGCGGATGA